The genomic region TTCGGCGCCATCGAGGACGCCGTAGGCGCCAGCCTGATGGAGCCCGAGGAGGAGACCGGCGTCCGCGGCGCCCGCGACAGCGACGATGACGACTACCAGGGCGAGGAGGAGGAGGGCATCGACTTCCGCTTCTCCGAGACCGACGACGAGGAAATCCTCACCACCTTCCGCAAGGGCGGCACCCCCGCCGCGCCCGCAGGCCCCAGCGCCATCGACCGGGAGCGCCTCGGACGGGTGCTCGCCGAGCTCATCGCCTGCCGCGAAATGCTGGATCAGGCATTGAAGGACGCCTGACGCCGGACTCCGTCGGCTTTGGGCCAGTTCCGAGGCCTTTCGGCGGAGACAGCAAAATGGTGTCACCTCGCCTTGCGCAAAGCGGCGATCCTAGCTAATGGAACGACGTTCGGAGCGTGGCGCAGCCCGGTTAGCGCACTAGTCTGGGAGACTAGGGGTCGGAGGTTCAAATCCTCTCGCTCCGACCAAAACTTAGCCGGATTTCAGGGCGTCCGGATTTTCTCAAGGGTAACGGATAGGGTAACGGGCTTATGTCGCCGGGATGTGAATAGCCCGGATAACCAACGACAGCTTGCCCGCGTGTACGTGGGGCGTACCACCATCGCGCGTTGATCTGCCCGGAGCCAGGCACATGGGCACCTCGGATCGTAGATCGCTGACCTTTGAACAAGCGAGGGTTTGGCACCTCTCCCGGCGCAGCTCGACCGCAAGGAACTTAGTCGAGAACTTCGGGCGAAGCTTTGGGCCTGCATTCATGCAAGGCTTGATCGAGCCTACACCGACATTCTCCATTATCGTGGAAACTGGTCCAGAATTCTGAAGGATCTGCATGTCGACCACCACCACGTTCGCATCGACAAATTCAATCCGAACGGGATCGTCACCAAGATCGGTGACTTGTTCGAAAAAGCCGAATGCCACAAGGTGTACGGTTGGCTTTAGGCTGTTCTTCGGCACCCAAATTGTCCGCCTGATCTCGGTCCAGCAGTTCAGTTGGTATTAGAGAACTGCCGCGCGGCTTACCGCATTGAAGACGGTGTGTTCTGGCCGACTGCCTCAACAGAGGAAGCCGACGCGCTTATCCAGGCGAACGCAGCATTATCTGCTTCGCAATTCGGTGGCGCAAAACTCACTTAAAAAATGCTGCTTCGAAACTCACCGAAGGAGATTACCCAGCAAGCGTTCGTGAAAGTATCAGCGCAGCGGAGTCAGTTGCGCGCGTGCTCGAACCTACTGGCGATCTTTCGAAGGCATTGTCGGGATTAGAACAGAGGATTGCTCTCCATCCGGCGCTTAAAAAGGCGTTCCTATCACTCTATGGATATACGAGCGATGAGAAGGGCATCCGACATGCGCTCTTAAGTGAGGCTGAAGCGGACGTTGATGAAGCTGACGCGATCTTCTTTATCGGAGCATGCGCATCGTTCCTCACCTATCTGATTTCCAAGTCGCACACCAGGCGGTAGGGCAATCGGAGTAATCGACGACGTCCGTAAGTGGCTAAACGACGTACCGCTATGGAAGGAACTCGGGACGATACCTGATCGGACGAAGGCGCTTGAGGAAAAGGTTGCCGCATTGGAGGCGGCCCTAAACGGCAAACGGCCAGGCGACGTATGCCCTTCTGCGGTGCGCAAGGCGGTTCCGATGGCGACGATTTACGCAAC from Bradyrhizobium lupini harbors:
- a CDS encoding MerR family transcriptional regulator, which translates into the protein MDKAPDAFRTISEVAQELDIPQHVLRFWETRFSQIKPMKRSGGRRYYRPDDVDLLKGIRRLLYGEGYTIRGVQRILKEHGVKSVQGLADSAAAVSFGAIEDAVGASLMEPEEETGVRGARDSDDDDYQGEEEEGIDFRFSETDDEEILTTFRKGGTPAAPAGPSAIDRERLGRVLAELIACREMLDQALKDA